The DNA window GTTGTTTAGTCAAAATATATGCAATGTAACGATATTCAGagtgtcacaaaaaaaataaataaagctaAGTTCGTGTGTCATGTGTTTTCAACTTTTAGGAGACCATGCCACGAGTGTTGTGGTTGGGTTAGTGGGTTCCGTTTTCATGGGGTCACTTTTATTTTTAGCTTTTATCATTGAATTTGTTCATTTATTCTTTGCATCTATACAAGTTGGCCAAGTTGCACGAGTATATATCAGAACAAACTGCGGCAGAATGGTGGATTGCCATTTGGCATTAACCAATCAAAGATACGCTCATGATCAAACCAAAATCAAATCTTAGCACTGTGTATAAATCTTCTTATGAATAGTTATTTGAAAACATTAGATTTgttatgaaaattttcaaaagattcTAAAATActctgaaaaatattttaaaaatcacTCTAGAAGATTTTAAAATGcgctaaaaattctaaaaggtTCTAAACAATTCTATAATAATGTGAATATATGTCAAGTATTCTATaagtataatattttatattgataattcatataattttttttaaattgaattaccTTTCTCTTTTATCTAGTCATCCATCATAGTTAATATTAGAGGTGTTAAAATCATACCGAATTTATTGGattaatttgttaaatttgctaaaaaaaatttaactgaaATTTTATACTTATTAAATTTACGAATTTTGACGGATAAAACATGTAACACTCTACCACatagagtcttatgcttaagttatAAAACTTAGGTGACAatgtattacgacctctaaaagtaaaatatatatataataataataataataataataataataataataataataataatgaaaaagagataATATACTAAGAGCCTTGAAAGATAGGTAAAACAaaatcgaaaaataaaaaaaacgcaACCCTCAGCAAACGTGGTTACTTGCATGAGAAGAAAACTAAAGTCCAATAACTCATAAATACAGATGACACGAGTAGAGGAccaataatacaaaataacaagctcctaactcagttTGCGAAGGCAAGGCTGGCCAGAGAATATATAcgtgcatatatatacataataataacaCAAAAGAACATGTTCAAAACCTTAGTTCTCCACAAAACTTCTAAGAGATACATAACAAAGTGTTCTTACATACAAGTAGAGaaactatacatatatatacatcaaaGAACAAAAGGAGATCCCAAAGTAAACCACTTCACCGCAGAAGCATCAGACGCCTACTGAGGTGCcgctcgacctgcatctgaaaacaacaacacagtATGGGATGAGAATCCTTATCTCTAATTCCAAGTTCCCGGGTGCATCCTTATCTCTAGTTCGATTTCAAACAACCCTTACTAATGAGACTCCTCTTACTCAGAGTTTCTTGAAGCTAACCTCATACTTGATACGTCAATCTCCCTTCCTCAAACTTGAGGAATTTTCTCCTTAGGTCTGCATGACTCTTTTGTCGGCACACTATCAATACTCAGAAAATAAGGTATTTGATACTTCTAGTTCCACATCAATACAAAGACGTCTAGCACACCGTGAAAtctcacctttttcttggcgtATAGTCTCGTTAATATTTTCGATAATTAGTTTTCTCCGATGGACGGAATGGACTTGGTCACTAGTTCCACGATTATCTAACAGCATCACCTTCTGTCATAGACCTCGGCAATCTATTCCGAAATCAATGGCTATCCTTTCTCATCTTAAGTGTAGAACCTTCAATGGTTGCAGCATTTTGAATGGTTTCTATTGGTTACTTTCTATTTCCTAACATGTCAACCATATAATCACACTTGCCGCCATGTCATTTCATCAAGCCACCCGTAAATGTCTTCTTTGGATTCATGACACGTTTCGGTAATTACAAGGTGAATCAAAAATCCGCTCTTGTAGGCTTCAGATATCAGTTCATGTGTCAACTTTTGACGTTGGGCACACTAACCTCTTCCTATACCTTTAATTTCATCCCTTCATTCCTCCAAATTTTTCTCTTGTCTTCCTCCATCTCCCCttgattttcttgtttaatAGACTTCAATATCCTCGATAGCTCCTTATCCTCCTTGGTCATACAAGCAATACTCAGAGATTTCCTGCTCAGGTGTCCGTCACCCTTCTCGAAGTTGTGTTCGCACGTATCCTAAATCCCCTATTTGCAAGGCATCGCAACCATTTAACATAGTTTACTTAAGTCTGGGCATCATGAATACTGGCACTGATGTTAGTCTCCTTTCAAGGTCTGAAAGCCTTTGTCGTATCTAGGTGTCCAACAAAAGGTACATCCTAAAGTGCTAACTTAACCACATGTAATATGGTTGTCAAGAATTAAGGCTCCAAAATTCTTCGTAGTGCCACAGGTGTATTTTTTGTGTTCGAGAGTCTTGCTATAGGGAATTATCCTTTTAATGGGTTCATCTAGGAGTTGTACGTGACGAAAAATTCAGGATGAGTTAATTTTCAAAAGGATGTTAGGTTCAGATTGACGAATGGGCAACGCGGAGGGTGTttacaagaaatcaaaagaaaatctTGCATGTGATCAAACAGAGCTATACCAAAATAATGAAATGCATAAGAAGAGGAATCAAGGTACATCTCAAGATAAAAGCTCAAATCAAGAACCTTTGGTAGAAGGAGCAGAGCGTATAGAATCAAAGAAGTGTTAGCTGATTTTAAAGTATACGATTTGCAAATGAGAGCAATTATACTCACTGTGAGTTTCCAGGATTTAAGGACTACGCGGCTATACCAAAACAGGCTCAAGCTCATTTTGGAAGGAACAAGATTCATGTGCATAAAGAGTAAAACTAGTAAAATGCTCAAGTCATTTAGGAAGGAGTCCAAGTAGAGTTCCAATGCAGGTCTCAAAGAAGATTAGATCGGTTCGCGCAAATTTCGTTGGCACACTTCCCCTCGCATAAAGCCTTCTGCTGTTCTCATCCTTCTTCACTAGCATAACCAGCGCTCCTCACAGAAAAACACTTAGTTGGACAGTTTTCTCTTCTAATACTCATTTCAACTCGATCCTAGGTTCTACTGATTATAATGGTGTCTTCACTTGCAGTACAATCAAGACTGATCCGGCTTCTGCCACCAAGCCTATTGCAAACTCGCTTTCTCTCCAAAATGGGGGGCTCTGGTACACTTTCAGGATTGTCTCAGAAATTCTCTCTCAATAGCGATTTGGTCTCATCTTCACTCGCCTCTCAAACGATTAGCAACTAAAGGTTGAATCTGTTCCATCCCTCATCCTCGCAGTTCACTATCACGGGGTTCCGAACAATAACTCCACACAGTTCTCAACACATCCGATCCCTTATATATAATCTAACCCGCTTCCGCTACGCCACTCTGATTCATTTGTCATTAAGAATTTGTCATTTGATGTCAGGACCTCGCATAGCAATCTTACGTTGGTTCCAAGTTAACTACCTTAAATCATAATTTGTCACTTCTATCTCAAGTACACAATATCACAACATTGTATATCATAATTGAAATTACTTTAGCGGTTTCACGATTACCTCCACCTCGTAGTGACCGACCGGCACCCTAAGTTCTCCCTTGTGGACAGTTTCAAGACATATGCCCAAGACGATTGCACTTATAGCATAATCCCGAACCAAAACGACACGGCCTATTCGGGTGATAGCTTCTGCATTTTTGACAACTTGAATCATCTGAAGTAGTCGCTAActgttttccttttctcttgAATTCTTGGCCTCTTGGTGCGAAGTTCTGATTATGTTCCTTTCGGTGAAATTCCCGACCATCATTTCTTTCTATAGCAGCCTTCTTTAAACATTCTTCTGCAACCCTACTCTTGTTTACCAGGTCTGAGAAAACTCTGATCTTCATTGGGCCCACTGAACTCAATATGTCACTCCGTAGTCCTCCTTCATATTTGAtgcacttccattcctcaaagTCTCCCGGAGCACCCtgaaaaatcttgaaaaatcGACATAATTCCTCAAACTTGTTTGTATATTCGGCTACAGACATTTGACCCTGCTTCAATTGCAACAATTCAAGCTCCTTAGCTGTACTGACCGAATTGGGGAAGTACTTTTTGTAGAATTCTAACTGAAAGGCATTCCAAGGTATTGCAATGTCGTCTTGCTGCAGCAAGCGTCGCGTACGTTGCCACCAATGCTGGGCTTCACCCATTAACTGATAAGTTACAAATTCAACACGTTGATTTTCAGGGACTTGTTGTGCGTGTAAAGCCCATTCCATCACCTGAAACCAGCTATCTACCTCTGTGGGGTCTGTCATTTCTCTAAAGATGGGCGGGTTTACCTTCAGGAAGGTTGCTAAGGTCATTGGCACCTTCTCTCCATCACTGCCATTCCTATTACCGGCCTGATTCCCTAATGCCGCAACTGTAgcctgcatagcagcagccatgttctctaGGACAGTCATAAAGTTCGCGGGATTATTCTCAGGTTCCGTATTACTAGCCCCATCTCTCCCTCGACCGCACGAGTCGCCATTTGGTTCCTGTTCACACCAAACATTTGATATCAatgtgatcagtctcaatatcgcaagtctagtgcttcaaagttacaaatgcatgctcatgaattTTATGCTATGTATATTAGGCGGATATCCTAAATAGCACATAGACACAACTCAGAGTATGCTCAGAATCATAGTCAGTCCGTCCCTCaagctctacaggaacgaagtactctgataccataatgtaacagcccagaccacccgctagcacgatattatcCGCTTCgacacacaaggcctcacgattttgcctttgacgatagggatgatagccgaagccccccacactcactcgttaAAATGcatcatgctagggagaggtatacacacccttataaggcatgcttcgtttccctccccaaccgatgtgggaccttacagaCACAGGTTTGAAGACTCAGTATGAAGCTGTGGACGAATAGTTAGAATTGTTTATAAGTTAAGTTGTTTTCATAGAGTTTCCTCGCCTTTATtgattaggattttattttatctagaAGGGTAGGTATTGTATTCgagttttattttgaatttatttgtatagcatttattattagtagtaattATGTGATTACTATTACTTTGTGAtctttgatatataattttaattaataaaaacaaaattttcaggcattttct is part of the Arachis duranensis cultivar V14167 chromosome 1, aradu.V14167.gnm2.J7QH, whole genome shotgun sequence genome and encodes:
- the LOC107470569 gene encoding uncharacterized protein LOC107470569 translates to MRNENEDGKKFQNEPNGDSCGRGRDGASNTEPENNPANFMTVLENMAAAMQATVAALGNQAGNRNGSDGEKVPMTLATFLKVNPPIFREMTDPTEVDSWFQVMEWALHAQQVPENQRVEFVTYQLMGEAQHWWQRTRRLLQQDDIAIPWNAFQLEFYKKYFPNSVSTAKELELLQLKQGQMSVAEYTNKFEELCRFFKIFQGAPGDFEEWKCIKYEGGLRSDILSSVGPMKIRVFSDLVNKSRVAEECLKKAAIERNDGREFHRKEHNQNFAPRGQEFKRKGKQLATTSDDSSCQKCRSYHPNRPCRFGSGLCYKCNRLGHMS